The following are encoded together in the Candidatus Methylomirabilis lanthanidiphila genome:
- a CDS encoding Peptidase family M50 yields MTFHEYAHGWVADKRGDPTARLLGRLTWNPLSHLDPLGTLALIFTPVGWAKPVPVNFDNLRHPRRDMVLVAAAGPGANLILASVCAWLLRLFDGPERIDEAAWWFLWVTPIHLMLYKSVLINVALAVFNLIPLLPLDGGRVMAGLLPPRQAASYGRLERYGFAILMVLIFSGAVDRLIWPPIALVAGLLLGV; encoded by the coding sequence TTGACGTTCCACGAGTATGCCCACGGGTGGGTTGCCGACAAGCGGGGTGATCCGACTGCGAGACTGTTGGGTCGCCTCACCTGGAACCCCCTCAGCCACCTCGACCCGCTAGGAACCCTGGCCCTGATCTTTACGCCGGTGGGCTGGGCCAAGCCGGTTCCGGTGAACTTCGACAACCTCCGACATCCGAGACGCGATATGGTCTTGGTGGCGGCGGCCGGGCCGGGCGCGAACCTCATTCTTGCCTCTGTGTGCGCCTGGTTACTTCGACTATTCGATGGCCCTGAGAGGATTGATGAGGCCGCCTGGTGGTTTCTGTGGGTCACGCCGATCCATCTCATGTTGTACAAGAGCGTACTGATCAACGTCGCACTGGCCGTTTTTAATCTGATACCTCTGTTGCCGCTCGATGGCGGTCGCGTCATGGCGGGACTTCTGCCGCCGCGTCAGGCGGCCTCGTATGGCAGGCTGGAGCGGTACGGTTTCGCCATCCTGATGGTATTGATCTTCAGCGGGGCGGTCGATCGGCTGATCTGGCCGCCTATCGCGCTTGTTGCCGGTCTGTTGCTTGGCGTGTAG
- the cca_1 gene encoding Multifunctional CCA protein: MQLPQFRELDPLSRMALETARRAAAPVPIYAVGGYVRDLLLGRQNVDIDLVVEGDAITVARRLAHSLQAVVTPHPRFGTAHLRLPGGRGLDLATARSERYPHTAALPEVQPAPLLADLLRRDFSINAMAVRIDRHRFGPLIDPLGGLRDLEHGRIRTLHEQSFIDDPTRLFRTARFEGRYRFLIARSTLQLMKAAVKVGAITHLTGPRIFRELHLIAKEPSAPRIIWRLRDLGVLTAIHPRLTLPAAAFGLLERVRQVLNQAPSVPLLEKADESEALLLAMLYLLHPKTVVAVLKRLAPPHRIAEKLATDHKACRNAAQTLTRAVDLRQSRMARLLDPLSPEARVVLLAVLAKGPAQEAVSRYLTTSSAIIPLLKGADLRHLGFRPGPIYRTILIALRTATLDGRLHTKEDQMSFVLQRFAGERLRH, from the coding sequence ATGCAGCTTCCGCAATTTAGAGAACTTGACCCGCTCAGCCGGATGGCGCTCGAGACGGCGCGCAGGGCTGCTGCTCCTGTGCCGATCTATGCGGTCGGCGGCTATGTACGCGATCTGCTCCTTGGCCGGCAGAATGTTGATATCGATCTGGTGGTTGAGGGCGATGCCATCACTGTGGCCAGACGTCTGGCGCACTCCCTCCAGGCGGTGGTAACGCCGCATCCCAGGTTCGGGACCGCCCATCTGCGGCTCCCTGGAGGCAGAGGGCTCGATCTCGCCACCGCGCGGTCGGAACGATACCCGCACACGGCCGCTCTGCCGGAGGTTCAGCCCGCCCCACTCCTTGCCGATCTGCTGCGGCGAGATTTCAGCATCAATGCCATGGCTGTGCGCATCGACCGTCATCGGTTCGGGCCGTTGATCGATCCGTTGGGAGGACTCCGGGACCTGGAGCATGGTCGGATCAGAACCTTGCACGAGCAGAGCTTTATCGACGATCCAACCCGGCTCTTCAGGACAGCCCGATTTGAGGGCCGCTACCGGTTTCTGATTGCCCGGAGTACCCTGCAACTGATGAAGGCCGCAGTCAAGGTGGGAGCAATCACGCATCTGACTGGTCCAAGAATTTTCAGGGAGCTTCACCTGATTGCGAAGGAACCATCAGCGCCCCGCATTATCTGGCGGCTCAGGGATCTGGGCGTGTTGACGGCTATTCATCCGAGGCTGACCCTGCCGGCGGCCGCCTTCGGTTTGCTCGAACGGGTCCGACAGGTTCTCAATCAGGCCCCATCGGTGCCGTTGCTGGAAAAGGCCGATGAAAGTGAGGCGCTCCTCCTCGCGATGCTCTATCTTCTGCATCCGAAGACGGTTGTCGCGGTGCTCAAAAGGCTCGCCCCACCCCACCGGATTGCTGAGAAGCTTGCGACCGATCACAAGGCATGTCGCAACGCCGCGCAGACGCTGACGCGCGCCGTCGATCTTCGCCAAAGCCGGATGGCCAGGCTGCTCGATCCACTTTCGCCGGAGGCCAGGGTCGTACTGCTGGCTGTGCTTGCGAAGGGACCGGCGCAGGAGGCGGTGTCCCGATACCTTACGACTTCCTCGGCAATCATCCCGCTGCTCAAGGGGGCAGACTTACGTCACCTGGGATTTCGACCCGGCCCCATCTATCGGACGATCTTGATCGCGCTGCGCACAGCCACGCTGGACGGGCGTCTCCACACCAAGGAGGATCAGATGTCGTTTGTTCTCCAGCGCTTTGCCGGCGAGCGCCTTCGGCATTGA
- a CDS encoding tyrosine recombinase XerD: MDNLIEEYLRYLAVERGLAENTLAAYERDLRRIVGHFKQTGAGSLQEVSRGQIARLLLTLREEGLSPRTVARHTSSLRGLYRYLLTQGYVKEDPTAHLESSSPWVRLPGVLSQEEVERLLATPPTSHPLGLRDKAMLELLYAAGLRVTEMVTLRLSDVDLEVGFVRCQGKGGKDRVVPLGRNAQAAVRRYLETSRSHLQRGRSSSTLFLNRSGYPLTRQGVWKLLRAYATAAGIDRRVTPHTLRHSFATHLLERGADLRAVQVMLGHADISTTQIYTHVSRAHLKTIYNRYHPRA, translated from the coding sequence ATGGACAACCTGATCGAAGAGTACTTGAGGTATCTGGCAGTTGAGCGGGGGCTGGCAGAGAACACCCTGGCGGCGTATGAACGGGATCTACGCCGGATCGTCGGTCACTTCAAGCAGACCGGGGCCGGCTCATTGCAGGAGGTCAGTCGAGGGCAGATCGCGCGCTTGCTCCTGACGCTCCGAGAGGAGGGGTTGTCGCCCCGCACGGTCGCGCGTCACACCTCATCGTTGCGGGGCCTGTACCGGTACCTGCTGACGCAGGGTTATGTGAAAGAGGACCCGACTGCACACCTCGAGTCGTCGAGTCCATGGGTGCGTCTGCCTGGGGTGCTGAGTCAGGAGGAGGTCGAGCGGCTGCTGGCGACGCCGCCCACCAGCCATCCCCTGGGTCTTCGCGATAAGGCCATGCTGGAACTGCTGTACGCCGCCGGCCTGCGAGTCACAGAGATGGTGACCCTCCGACTATCCGATGTGGACCTGGAGGTAGGCTTCGTACGCTGTCAGGGTAAGGGCGGGAAGGACCGCGTAGTGCCGCTGGGGCGTAACGCACAAGCGGCGGTTCGCCGGTATCTCGAGACCTCGCGGTCGCACCTTCAAAGAGGACGGTCGAGTTCCACGCTATTCTTGAACCGCTCCGGATACCCGTTGACGCGTCAAGGTGTCTGGAAGCTCCTCCGCGCGTATGCGACCGCAGCGGGGATTGACCGACGCGTGACCCCCCACACGCTCCGCCACTCCTTTGCCACGCATCTCCTCGAGCGCGGCGCCGACCTCCGGGCGGTCCAGGTGATGTTGGGCCATGCCGATATCTCTACGACACAGATCTATACGCACGTCTCCAGGGCGCACCTGAAGACGATCTATAACCGCTACCACCCCAGGGCATAA
- the pppA gene encoding Leader peptidase PppA has protein sequence MPDKLSLEGVSAILSVPLGLVVGSFLNVCIWRIPRDESLAFPGSHCPQCNGPIRWYDNIPLVSFVWLAGRCRQCKTRIHWRYPLVEGLTAGLYLMTVLHFGLTIRTAFLLLFLSVLVAITFIDLDHKIIPHVLSLPGIPIGLVGSLLTYDPSPRDAVTGALIGAGLVYLVAVYAEVAFQRESMGGGDVNLLSMIGAFLGWRLMLVSFGVAVFSGAFLSLALIASRVLSRKDQIPFGPFLALGAVVALFVGDDVIDWYLGLFR, from the coding sequence TTGCCGGACAAACTGTCATTAGAAGGCGTATCGGCAATCTTGAGCGTCCCCCTGGGACTCGTGGTCGGTAGTTTCTTGAATGTCTGTATCTGGCGTATCCCGCGTGACGAATCCCTTGCCTTCCCAGGATCCCATTGTCCTCAGTGCAATGGACCGATACGCTGGTACGATAATATCCCCCTCGTCAGCTTTGTGTGGCTGGCCGGCCGGTGCCGTCAGTGCAAAACGCGAATCCACTGGCGGTATCCGCTGGTAGAGGGACTGACCGCCGGCCTGTACCTGATGACGGTTTTACACTTCGGCCTCACAATCCGAACAGCATTCCTCCTGCTGTTCCTCTCGGTGCTGGTGGCGATCACATTCATCGACCTGGACCACAAAATCATTCCCCATGTTCTCAGTCTTCCCGGCATACCGATCGGTCTCGTCGGAAGTCTCCTAACCTACGATCCGTCGCCGCGCGACGCCGTCACGGGAGCGCTGATCGGCGCCGGACTGGTGTATCTGGTGGCGGTCTATGCGGAGGTGGCCTTTCAGCGGGAGAGTATGGGCGGCGGCGATGTAAACCTGCTCAGCATGATCGGCGCCTTCCTTGGTTGGCGCCTTATGCTCGTTTCGTTCGGCGTGGCAGTCTTTTCCGGCGCGTTTCTTTCGTTGGCGCTGATTGCGTCGCGCGTGCTGTCGCGGAAAGACCAGATCCCGTTCGGGCCGTTTTTGGCGCTCGGCGCGGTCGTTGCGTTGTTTGTTGGTGATGACGTCATCGACTGGTATCTAGGCCTCTTCAGGTGA
- a CDS encoding inosine 5'-monophosphate dehydrogenase: MVDRSIPEGLTFDDVLLIPAKSEVLPRDVDVRTRLTKRLTINIPVVSAAMDTVTEARMAIALAREGGIGMIHRALSPDRQALEVDKVKKSESGMIVDPITISPDQKLSDALELMQHYRISGVPVTQNSKLVGILTNRDIRFETKLDLKIAQVMTKDRLITAPVGTSLEEAKEILHQNRIEKLLVVDDAFNLRGLITIKDIEKTIKYPNACKDELGRLRVGAAVGVTEDTPNRVDALVKAGVDVLVVDTAHGHSSGVIETVAMIKRRHPDTEVIAGNIATAEGAEELIRAGADGLKVGIGPGSICTTRVVAGAGVPQITAIADCAKIADRHGVPIIADGGIKFSGDMTKAIAAGAHAVMLGSLLAGTEESPGETVIFQGRTYKVYRGMGSLGAMQRGGRDRYGQEAETEEHKLVPEGIEGRVPYKGTLAGSMYQLVGGLRSGMGYCGCYTIEELRQKGRFIRITSAGLRESHVHDVIITKEAPNYRLD, from the coding sequence ATGGTTGATCGCTCGATTCCTGAGGGGCTGACATTTGACGACGTGCTCCTGATCCCCGCCAAATCCGAGGTCCTGCCACGGGATGTCGATGTGCGGACCCGTCTGACCAAACGCCTGACCATCAACATTCCGGTCGTCAGCGCCGCGATGGATACGGTGACCGAGGCCAGGATGGCCATTGCGCTGGCCCGTGAAGGGGGGATCGGCATGATCCACCGGGCCCTCTCTCCGGATCGCCAGGCGCTTGAAGTGGATAAGGTCAAGAAGTCCGAGAGCGGGATGATCGTGGACCCGATCACGATCTCGCCGGACCAGAAACTATCCGACGCCCTGGAACTGATGCAGCACTATCGGATTTCCGGCGTGCCCGTCACGCAGAACAGCAAATTAGTCGGCATCCTGACCAACCGCGATATCCGTTTCGAGACCAAGCTTGATCTGAAGATTGCCCAGGTGATGACCAAAGACCGGCTCATTACGGCGCCGGTCGGCACCAGCCTGGAAGAGGCAAAGGAGATCCTGCACCAGAACCGGATCGAGAAGCTGCTGGTGGTGGATGATGCGTTCAATCTTCGCGGCCTCATCACCATCAAAGATATCGAGAAGACGATCAAGTATCCGAACGCCTGCAAGGACGAACTGGGGCGACTGCGCGTGGGCGCGGCCGTCGGCGTAACTGAGGACACGCCGAACCGGGTGGACGCGTTAGTGAAGGCCGGCGTCGACGTCCTGGTAGTGGACACCGCCCACGGCCACAGTAGCGGGGTCATAGAAACCGTTGCCATGATCAAGCGTCGGCATCCCGATACCGAGGTGATTGCCGGCAACATCGCGACGGCTGAAGGGGCTGAAGAGCTGATCAGGGCCGGCGCCGACGGACTGAAGGTCGGAATCGGCCCTGGCTCCATCTGCACGACCCGGGTGGTCGCCGGAGCGGGGGTTCCGCAGATCACGGCGATCGCGGACTGTGCGAAGATTGCCGACCGGCATGGCGTCCCGATTATTGCCGACGGCGGCATCAAGTTCTCTGGCGACATGACTAAGGCGATCGCGGCCGGGGCGCATGCGGTGATGCTGGGGAGCCTGCTGGCGGGAACCGAGGAAAGCCCAGGCGAGACGGTCATCTTTCAGGGCCGGACCTATAAGGTCTACCGGGGCATGGGTTCGCTGGGCGCCATGCAGCGTGGCGGCAGAGATCGGTACGGCCAGGAGGCTGAAACGGAGGAGCACAAGCTGGTTCCCGAGGGGATTGAGGGGCGCGTCCCCTACAAAGGGACCCTCGCCGGCAGCATGTATCAACTGGTTGGAGGGCTCCGATCAGGCATGGGCTATTGCGGCTGTTACACCATCGAGGAGCTTCGCCAGAAAGGCCGCTTTATTCGGATTACCTCCGCCGGGCTCCGCGAAAGCCACGTTCATGACGTCATCATCACGAAAGAGGCGCCGAACTACCGGCTGGATTGA
- a CDS encoding tryptophanyl-tRNA synthase: MTSKNRVLSGMRPTGRLHLGHLFGALDNWRRLQEAYECFFFVADWHALTTEYADTKGIRDNIREMVLDMLAAGIDPSKATLFLQSRLHEHAELYLLLSMITPVPWLERNPTYKEQQQELTTKDLSTHGFLGYPVLMASDILIYKANHVPVGIDQVPHLELAREIARRFNTLYGEVLVEPQPLLTEFAKVPGTDGRKMSKSYGNAIYLSDSPEQVTAKIKPMVTDPARVRRRDPGNPDVCPVFDLHKIFTPKVERDTAIDPGCRTAGIGCLDCKGMLLEHMLPALRPIYEKRQELATRSEVVQEVLEDGWARAKKVAGETLSEVKAAMRI; this comes from the coding sequence TTGACATCGAAGAATCGGGTCCTGAGCGGGATGAGACCGACAGGCCGCCTGCATCTCGGCCACCTGTTCGGGGCCTTGGACAACTGGCGCCGCCTGCAGGAGGCGTATGAGTGCTTCTTCTTCGTGGCCGACTGGCATGCGCTCACAACCGAGTACGCGGATACGAAGGGCATCCGGGACAATATCCGCGAGATGGTCCTGGATATGCTGGCAGCCGGGATCGATCCCTCGAAGGCAACCCTTTTTCTGCAGTCCCGACTTCATGAACATGCGGAGCTGTACCTGTTGCTGTCAATGATCACGCCGGTCCCATGGCTGGAGCGGAATCCAACCTACAAGGAACAGCAGCAGGAGCTCACCACCAAAGACCTCAGCACCCATGGATTTCTAGGATACCCGGTCCTGATGGCCTCGGACATCCTGATCTACAAGGCCAATCATGTACCGGTCGGAATCGACCAGGTACCGCATTTAGAGTTGGCCAGAGAGATCGCGCGCCGCTTTAATACGCTGTACGGTGAGGTTCTCGTTGAGCCGCAGCCGCTCCTGACAGAGTTTGCAAAGGTCCCAGGTACCGACGGCCGCAAGATGAGCAAAAGCTACGGCAACGCCATCTATCTGAGCGACTCGCCGGAGCAGGTCACCGCCAAGATCAAGCCGATGGTGACGGATCCTGCCAGGGTACGCCGCCGCGATCCTGGGAATCCCGACGTCTGCCCGGTCTTTGACCTGCACAAGATCTTTACGCCCAAGGTCGAGCGGGATACCGCCATCGACCCCGGCTGTCGAACGGCCGGCATCGGCTGCCTGGACTGCAAAGGAATGCTGCTGGAGCATATGCTCCCAGCGCTGCGGCCGATCTATGAGAAGCGCCAGGAGCTGGCGACTCGCTCGGAGGTCGTTCAGGAAGTCCTTGAGGACGGATGGGCCAGGGCCAAGAAGGTGGCAGGCGAGACCCTGTCAGAGGTCAAAGCCGCGATGCGGATTTAA